The nucleotide window CGAACTCGCTGCACCACACGACCAGCGTGTCCCTGAGCATCCCCCGCTGCTTCAGGTCCTTTAACAGCGCCGCGATCGGCCGATCGACGTGCCCGCACATCTTCTCGTGGTTGGCGTTCACGTCGTCGTGGGCGTCCCACTGCGTCACGATCGGCCCGCCGCCGCTGTACACGGTGACGAACCGGACGCCCCGTTCCACGAGCCGCCGGGCGAGCAGGAGGCGCGTGCCGAAATCCGCGGTGGCCTTCTCGTCGAGGCCGTAAGCCTTCTTGGTCGCCTCGGTCTCCTTCGCGAGATCGACCGCATCGGGCGCATGCCGCTGCATCTTGAACGCCAGCTCGTAGCTCGCGGTGCGGGCGTTCAGTTCCGCGTCGGCGCCCGCCTGTGCGGCGTTGAGCTTCTGCACGAGTTCGAACTGCCGCCGGTTCTGTTCCGCGCCGGTGTCCGCGGGCGGCTGCAAGTTGATGATGGGGTTCGGCCCGCGACGCATCAGCGTGCCCTGGTAAACGGGCGGGAGGAACGCGTTCGACCAGCACGGCGCGCCGCCCTCGGGCACGCCCTCCGGCTGCGGCATGACGCAGTACGCGGGCAGGTTCTCGTTCACGCTTCCCAGACCGTAGGTGACCCAGCTCCCGAGGCTCGGCCAGCCCATCAGGGTGCGTCCGCTGTGCAGCTCGTACATTGCCGGCGCGTGAACCGTGTTGCTGCACCAGCACGACCGCAAGAAACAGATGTCGTCGGCGCACGTCGCGAGGTGCGGCATGAGATCGGACACCTCCGCGCCGCTCGCGCCGTGCTTCTTGAACGTTCGCGTGCTGGGCAGGATCACCTCCTGCCCGGTGGTGAACTGGCTCTTGGGCCGCCCCGTGGACTCCGGGAGCGGCTTGCCGGCCCACTTGGCGAGCGCGGGCTTCGGGTCGAACAGGTCCATCTGGCTCGGGCCGCCGACCATGAACAGGAAGATGACGCGCTTGGCCTTCGGCTCGAAGTGCGGCTTCTTCGCGGCGAGCGGGTTTACGACGGGCGCGCCCCGCGGCCCCGCCTCGGCGCCGCGGGCGTCGCGCGCCAGGAGGTAGTTCAGCGCGATCCCGCCGAGCCCGCCGCCGGACCGGAACAGGAACTCGCGCCGGGACGCCGCGTGCGGGAAGTGGGTGTTCATGTCGCCAGCGTACACGGCCCGTAACGGACGTGCAAGAACGCGGAACCGGTGCTTCCACGCCGACCGGTTCACACCCGGCGCGGAAGCACCTGTACTCTGCATATGGAGGCGGCGCGTCACTGCTGCGCACATCTGATGCGTGCCGTTATGTCCGACCGTTTGGCGGCTTCGGCTGGAGCAGCTTGTGAATCGAGGTGTGCCCCCCAGACTTTCGCGGCGGAGGCTTCTCCGGTCGCGGCTTCTGGTTCGGCACCTTGGCCCACTTCGGCGACCATTGCGTGGAGAGCAACTCTCGCACGCGACCGCGCACCCGCTCATCGCCGCCCGGCACCGGGAGGGCGGCGGTCACCTCGTCGAGCGTCAGCACCTCGTGCAACCCGATCAACTCACGGGTCATGTCCGCGAGCGCCTGCTCGGCGGACACATCCTCAACGGGCGTGGGCTCGGGGCGACCGGCCGTGATGTACGCTCGCACCAGTTGCAGCACGTTGAACAGTACCAGGCACAGGGCCCCCTGGAACACGGTCGCGGGCGGACGGCACCCGATCAGTCGTTGCAGGTGGAGCACCTCGGTGATCTGTTGGAACACGTTCTCGATTTGCCACCGCGTGAGGTACACCGCCAGCAGATCGGCGCCGGGGTGCCGTCGGTCGTCGAGCCGGTCCGTAATCACCCCCACGTCCTCGTCGCCCGGGCGGATCAGGGTGACCCGTCGCACGTACAACCGGCGCTCCCCTTGCCCTTCGGCCCCGAGCCACCCCCACTCCTGACGAACCGCGCGGCCGTCATCATCCGTGCCCGTGACCGGGGCCCGCGTCGGGTCCGGGTGGAACCCCGTGTTGTGCCCGTACCGGACCGCGAAGTGGTCTCCGTCGGCGGCGAACCGACGGGGCTGGATCAGGTCGCAGAACTGGCGGTCGGCCACCCACCGCCGTGGCCCCGTCACCACCTCACGGACGGTCGGCAACAGAGCCGGAATGGACCGGATGTCATTGGCCTCCCCGTCAACATCGGCAGCCAGACCGACCGCCACGCCCTCGGCGGGTAGGTACGCGACCAGCAACTTCCCGCCGTATAGTTTGCCCGGCTGGTTCCGGGTCGGGAGCAGCCGCTTGGCCACCCTCTTGATCTTCTTCCCATCGACCACCACCACCGACAGCCCGCTCAGGCTGGCCGGCACAGCGGCCGGCCGGGCGTCCGCCGGGAGCAGCGGGCGGAGGCGCGGGGTGAGGGTGGTAAGGAGGGCCTCGGCCAGCGGCAACGGGAGGCGCGCGAGTTTGCCGTACACGGCCCGCACTTGGCACGAGATCTGGTTCCGCTGGACCGCGTCGAGGATGGCCCCGCGACCGTGGCCCCGGTACCGGGTGAGGGCGTCGGCGAGCACCCGGACCAACTCGGCGAAGGTGAGCTGGTCCTCGTAGCACCGACCCCGATACCGGTCGAACAGGTCCGCGAGGACGGCGTCCGAGGCGAGGTACCCCCATACGGTGTAAAACGCCTCGGCCAGCGGTAGGCGGTGTAGCACCAGGGCTACTCAGTGACTGTCCCATATGTGGCGGTTGGGTGGGTAGAATGGTCCATGCGAACCCAATCCTACCCGAGCGACGTGACCGACGAGCAGTGGGGGCTCATCGAGCCACACATCCCCGTGTACCCCGGCGGCCGTCCCCGCACCACCGCCCTGCGGGACGTCACCGACGCGGTCTTCTACGTGCTGCGGACCGGTTGCCAGTGGCGGTACCGGCCCAAGGACTTCCCGCCCAAGTCCACGGTCGGGCGGTACTTCGACGAGTGGCGACACAACGGCACCCGCGACACGATCCATGACCTTCTCCGCAAAAAGGTCCGCACCGCCGAGAGGCCGTACTCGCCCCGGACGACCGCGAGCGTGGATAGCCAGTCGGTGGACACGACCTCCGGCGGCGAGGAGCGGGGCCGGGACAACGCCAAGAACGTGGACGGGCGGAAGCGGCACATCCTCGTGGATTCCATGGGGTTGCTGCTGGCCGTGCTGGTGACGGCCGCGAGCGTCGATGATGCCAAGGCGGCGGCCGAACTGTTCGGCCGGCTGGACGAGCAACCGATGGGGAAGGTGCGCCGGGTGTTCGCCGACCGCAAGTACCACAACTACGCCCTGTACGAGTGGGTCGAGACGAACGCCCGGTGGGAGCTGGTCATCGTCCGCCGCCCGGACGGGGCCAAGGGGTGGGTGAAGTTACCGCGGCGGTGGACGGTGGAGCGGACGTTCGCCTGGCTGGGGACGTGCCGGCGGTTGTCCAAGGACCGGGAGAAGACGGTGCGGTCGTCGGAGGCGTTCGTCAAGTTGGCCATGATCCACCTGATGCTCAACCGGCTTGAGCCGAAAGGGGGCGACGCCGAGTTTCAATACCACACGGTGGCATAAATCTCACATATGGGACAGTCACTCAGAGATTGAAGCCGGGGCGTTGAGCAGGTCCAAGGCGAGGTCGGGGCGAGCGACCATGGCCCGGGTTGCCGCCGCCACACTGGGGTGTTCGGTGTTCCGCAACAGGTACACCGCGACATTCCGCAGCGACGCCAACGCGCGTGGGGCCGGACCGCGCCGCACCCGGCACCGGTCCTCCCCGAGCGTCACGTCGCGGGTGTAATGCAACCCGTTCTCGATACCCCAGTGGCCGCGCGAGTAACCTAACAGTGCACCCGCGTCGGCCGCCAACGTGCTGAGGCTGGTGATCCCGTACACCACCTCCACCGTGGCCTTCCCGTTCGCCTTCCGCCGCCGCTCGAGCCGGAACGCCTGTCCCACACCCGGCCAGTTGCTCAAGTACCCGTTGAGCCACGTGGTGGTGGTAATGGTCCGCCGCTCGACACGCCCGTGTCCCTTGCCTTGGTCGGTTGCCGTGCCCGCGTGTTCAGCCCACTGTGCCTGAACCGAGGGGGGAAAAGCCGCCCGACTCGGCGGCGAACGCGGTCTCGATGTCCCGCCGCAGTTCGGACTGGTTCCCCTTGGCGTAGAGGATGTAATCGCCGCCCTTGTGGAGTACCTTCGCGCACACGTCGGCGTGGGTGAAGATGGCGTCGCCCGTGACCACCGACCCGCCCAGCGGGGGCAGCACGTCCAGCAACCGCAGGGCCGCCTGGTGCTCGTTGGTGGTGGCTTCGACGGTCATCTGAGCGATCACCCCGGAGGCCTGGGGGCAGTGCTGTGCACAACTGAGTTCAGGGATCCTCGTTGGGCTTGTGGGCTTGTCGACGCCGTTGGACGGAGGTGTGTGCCCCCTTCTGTTTCGCGGCGTGCGGGTGGGCACGGGGCGCCTTGTTGCGTGTCTTGTCCCAGCCCGGCTTCCACATCGTGCCCAATAACTGATCCAACAACGTTCCCACACTCTCTGCCGTCTGATCCGTCGGGATCAGGGACACGATCATCGACACCTCGACCAACTCCTTGAGCGCGGCCAACTGACGATGCCAGTCCGTGCAGAACTGCGCCGTCGAGAGGTCGTCGATGGTCACCTTCCGCTTCGCAACCACATAGCCCTGGAGGACCTGCACCACGTTCGCGAGGACGAAACACATCGACGCCTGAAACACGGTCGCCTCCGGTGTCGAACCGATGAACCGACCCAGGGCGAAGATCGCCGTCACCTTTTGGAACGTGCCTTCGATGGTCCACCGGATGCGGTACAGGTCCAACAGATCGGTCGCCGGGTATGGGGCCGAATCGAGCAGGTCCGTGAGGATTGTAATCGCTTCGCCCACCGGGCGCGCGACGGTGATCCGCCGGACGTACCGGCGGAGCTTGTCCTTGGGCTTCCCGGCCCACCCCCATTCTTCGACCACGGCTCGTTGGGATGGGTCCGCGGTCGTGACCGCGGGGCGCTTCGGGTCGGGTTCGAACGACAGGGTCCGCGCGTACCGCACCACGAAATGACCATTGTCCTTGGTGAACTCGGCGAAGTGCTTCGACGCACAGAACAACCGATCCCCGACCACCAGTTTCGCCGGACCGCCTCGGGCGTGCACTCGGGGCATCAAATCGGGGATCAGTTTGGCCTCGTTGGTTTCGCCATCGAGATCGGCCGCCATGTCGAGCACCAACCCGTCACGGGGCCGGTACGCCACGAGCAGTTTTCCGCCCAAGAGCTTGCCCGGTGTGCCCCGCGTGTCGACGAGTCGCTTGGCCACCTTCTTGAGACTCTTGCCGTCGAGGATCAGAACCTCCAGGCGGTCGAAGGAGGTCGGAAGGCGGTGCGCGACGACCTCGGGGAACAGGGCGGTGAACCGGTCGGTGACGTCCCGCAGGAACGCTTCGCTCAGGCCCCGGGGGATGCGCCGGAGCTTGCCGTAGAACGCTTCGTGGCACCCGTCGTCGGGTTGCCGGTGGCGTCGCAGGTGGGCCTGCCGCCCCGAGCCCTGGTGTTCGATGAGCGCATCGAAGATCCAGGTGACCAGTTGGGCGAAGGTCACGACGTCCTCATAGCCGCGTCCCCGATGTCGCTCGTAGAGGTCCGCGAGGACCGGGTCGGGAACGCCATAGGCGAAGAGTGCGAGCGACGCGTGGGCCAGTGGCAGGCCCTCCAGGACCTGGCGCGCGAAGTCCGTGGGCGCGTGCGGTTGGGAGCGTGGGACGCGCTGATGAGGTGGCAGAATCACGGTGACCTCCATGTCCCGGGTCGCGGACCCCGCACCACCCCGCGTCCCACGACCACTCGGTTAACCCCAATTTCGTCGCAGTGAAAACCCTAAATCAGCAATCCGCAATCAGTTATACAAATCCAAGATGTGCATAGCACTGGCCTGGGGGGCGTACGCGGCCAGCAGGTGGGTACCCGGTACCGCCCCGTCCCGGGACCCACACAACCGCTTCCCGTCCAACGCGATGTGGTCCCACCCGTCCGGGTGCCGATCCCCGAGCCATGCACCGATGATCCGGTCCAGGTGGTCGGCGTCCAACTTCCGCAGCAACCCGGCGATGGTATTGGCGCACGGCATGTTGCCGTTCTGGAACCCCAGCGCATGGCCCAACCGCTTCGGCCGCAGCCGACCGAACTGCGAGATGGCCTCGGGCGTGGTATGCCCGGCCATCACCGCCACCAGGCACAGAGTCAACAGCCCCACCAGCGGGTACTGGCGCCCGTGGCAGGGCCTTTCCTTATTTCACCTTGCTTACACGAGGGAACGTGGCTATATGGGGCGCCTTCTCGCAGCCAGGAAGGTACCCATGTCTCCTTGCACCCTGGTCGATGCCCTGGCGGCGGTTCCCGATCCCCGCAGCAAGCACGGCCTTATCCACCCACTCGCCCCCTTCCTCGGACTCGTCGCCCTCGCCATGCTCATGGGGCGCACCAGCCTCAATGGCATCGCTCGCTTCGGGCGACAGCACGGACCCGCCCTCGCCCATGCCCTCGGCTTCCGACGCGGCAAGACCCCGGCCGTTTCCACGCTCTCCCGCACCCTGCGACGCTTCGACGCCGACCAACTGGAGCACGTCCTCTCGTACTGGATCGCCAGCCGCGTCGACCCGGCCGCCTTCACACACATCTCCATCGACGGCAAGACCCTTCGAGGCTCTCGCAACGGCGCGATCCCCGGTCAGCACCTGCTGGCCGCATACGCCCCCACCGTCGGTGCCGTACTCGCCCAGGTCAAGGTCGATGCGAGCACCAACGGGCACAAGGCCGCCTTGACGCTCCTCGGCATTCTGCCGCTGCGAGGGAAGGTCGTGGTCGGCGACGCCATGTTCTGCCAGCGAGACCTGGCCGAGGAGGTGGTCGAGGCCGGCGGCGACTACGTGCTCACGGTGAAGGACAACCAACCCGGATTGGGGATCGACATCCGAGCCGGGTTCGCCTTCGAGACCGCCGCCCGATCGATCGCGGCGGCCACTTCCCCCTGGGGATCGGCCTCCGCCCGCCCCGAGCCGCATCGCCACGACCGTCGATAAGGGTCACGGCCGCATCGAGAAGCGGACGCTGCAAACGACCTCGATTCTGACGTGCTCGCCGACGTGGGCGGGGGTGAAGCAGGGCTTCCAGTTGACGCGTGAGCGGACGGTCCGAGGCCAAACGACGGTCGAAGTGCATTTCGGCATCACGAGCCTGTCGGCCGAGAAGGCGGATGCGGCCACACTCCTGAACCATGTGCGGACGCACTGGCGCATCGAGAACGAACTGCATTACGTGCGTGACGTGACACTGGGCGAGGACGCGTGTCGTGTGCGCATGGGGCACGCACCACAGGTGCTGGCGGCGCTGCGGAACGCCGTGGTGCACCTGTGGCGTGAGGTCAAGGCGGTGAGTTGCCCGGAGGCGATCGAGCGGCTCCAGATGGACCCGGCAATGGCCAAGGGACTTATCGGAGTTCAGTAGTTTCAAGTTGGCGGCTTGGTTTTGTTGGCCGATCGTGCAGTAGTA belongs to Gemmata obscuriglobus and includes:
- a CDS encoding DUF1501 domain-containing protein; protein product: MNTHFPHAASRREFLFRSGGGLGGIALNYLLARDARGAEAGPRGAPVVNPLAAKKPHFEPKAKRVIFLFMVGGPSQMDLFDPKPALAKWAGKPLPESTGRPKSQFTTGQEVILPSTRTFKKHGASGAEVSDLMPHLATCADDICFLRSCWCSNTVHAPAMYELHSGRTLMGWPSLGSWVTYGLGSVNENLPAYCVMPQPEGVPEGGAPCWSNAFLPPVYQGTLMRRGPNPIINLQPPADTGAEQNRRQFELVQKLNAAQAGADAELNARTASYELAFKMQRHAPDAVDLAKETEATKKAYGLDEKATADFGTRLLLARRLVERGVRFVTVYSGGGPIVTQWDAHDDVNANHEKMCGHVDRPIAALLKDLKQRGMLRDTLVVWCSEFGRTPNSQGGKGRDHNPLGYTMWLAGGGAKGGATVGTTDEFGLNAVDDLISVNDFHATILHLLGLDHEQLTYRHSGRDERLTDVGGVVVDKALA
- a CDS encoding ISAs1 family transposase, which encodes MSPCTLVDALAAVPDPRSKHGLIHPLAPFLGLVALAMLMGRTSLNGIARFGRQHGPALAHALGFRRGKTPAVSTLSRTLRRFDADQLEHVLSYWIASRVDPAAFTHISIDGKTLRGSRNGAIPGQHLLAAYAPTVGAVLAQVKVDASTNGHKAALTLLGILPLRGKVVVGDAMFCQRDLAEEVVEAGGDYVLTVKDNQPGLGIDIRAGFAFETAARSIAAATSPWGSASARPEPHRHDRR
- a CDS encoding ISAs1 family transposase yields the protein MQTTSILTCSPTWAGVKQGFQLTRERTVRGQTTVEVHFGITSLSAEKADAATLLNHVRTHWRIENELHYVRDVTLGEDACRVRMGHAPQVLAALRNAVVHLWREVKAVSCPEAIERLQMDPAMAKGLIGVQ
- a CDS encoding transposase, which produces MILPPHQRVPRSQPHAPTDFARQVLEGLPLAHASLALFAYGVPDPVLADLYERHRGRGYEDVVTFAQLVTWIFDALIEHQGSGRQAHLRRHRQPDDGCHEAFYGKLRRIPRGLSEAFLRDVTDRFTALFPEVVAHRLPTSFDRLEVLILDGKSLKKVAKRLVDTRGTPGKLLGGKLLVAYRPRDGLVLDMAADLDGETNEAKLIPDLMPRVHARGGPAKLVVGDRLFCASKHFAEFTKDNGHFVVRYARTLSFEPDPKRPAVTTADPSQRAVVEEWGWAGKPKDKLRRYVRRITVARPVGEAITILTDLLDSAPYPATDLLDLYRIRWTIEGTFQKVTAIFALGRFIGSTPEATVFQASMCFVLANVVQVLQGYVVAKRKVTIDDLSTAQFCTDWHRQLAALKELVEVSMIVSLIPTDQTAESVGTLLDQLLGTMWKPGWDKTRNKAPRAHPHAAKQKGAHTSVQRRRQAHKPNEDP
- a CDS encoding IS5 family transposase, which encodes MRTQSYPSDVTDEQWGLIEPHIPVYPGGRPRTTALRDVTDAVFYVLRTGCQWRYRPKDFPPKSTVGRYFDEWRHNGTRDTIHDLLRKKVRTAERPYSPRTTASVDSQSVDTTSGGEERGRDNAKNVDGRKRHILVDSMGLLLAVLVTAASVDDAKAAAELFGRLDEQPMGKVRRVFADRKYHNYALYEWVETNARWELVIVRRPDGAKGWVKLPRRWTVERTFAWLGTCRRLSKDREKTVRSSEAFVKLAMIHLMLNRLEPKGGDAEFQYHTVA
- a CDS encoding ISAs1 family transposase, translated to MTSSTPRGTSPNCGGTSRPRSPPSRAAFPPSVQAQWAEHAGTATDQGKGHGRVERRTITTTTWLNGYLSNWPGVGQAFRLERRRKANGKATVEVVYGITSLSTLAADAGALLGYSRGHWGIENGLHYTRDVTLGEDRCRVRRGPAPRALASLRNVAVYLLRNTEHPSVAAATRAMVARPDLALDLLNAPASISE
- a CDS encoding transposase, whose product is MLHRLPLAEAFYTVWGYLASDAVLADLFDRYRGRCYEDQLTFAELVRVLADALTRYRGHGRGAILDAVQRNQISCQVRAVYGKLARLPLPLAEALLTTLTPRLRPLLPADARPAAVPASLSGLSVVVVDGKKIKRVAKRLLPTRNQPGKLYGGKLLVAYLPAEGVAVGLAADVDGEANDIRSIPALLPTVREVVTGPRRWVADRQFCDLIQPRRFAADGDHFAVRYGHNTGFHPDPTRAPVTGTDDDGRAVRQEWGWLGAEGQGERRLYVRRVTLIRPGDEDVGVITDRLDDRRHPGADLLAVYLTRWQIENVFQQITEVLHLQRLIGCRPPATVFQGALCLVLFNVLQLVRAYITAGRPEPTPVEDVSAEQALADMTRELIGLHEVLTLDEVTAALPVPGGDERVRGRVRELLSTQWSPKWAKVPNQKPRPEKPPPRKSGGHTSIHKLLQPKPPNGRT